Within Fusobacterium varium, the genomic segment TTTTATTATCTATTTATAAATTTTACAATTAAAGATATAACTACTAAAATAGCTAAAATTACTAATTTTATCTTTATTCTCTTTATATTTCCTTCTCTCCTATTAAACATATCTTCTCCTATCTTAATTCATCTATCACTGTTTCTAAAATCTTTATTCCTTCATCTATTTCTTCCTCTGTACATTGAGCAAAACTTAATCTTATATAGTTATATGCCTTTTCAGAAAAAACAACTCCTGGTAAAATTCCTACTCCTCTTCTTAAAAGTTTCATATAAACAGCTTCTCCTGTTATTTCATATGGAAGTTCAACCCACAAATTCATTCCACCCTTTGGTTTATTTAATTTTAAATTCTCTATTTTTTTTAATCTATTATACATATACAACTGCTTTCTCTTAAACTCTTTTCTTGATCTTTCAATATGTTTCTCCCATATTCCTTCTTCAAGAAAATATTGAAATACCCTTTGATTCAATCCTGAGTTTGAAATATCACTAGAGTATTTTCCACCTAATACTGAAGTTGCTATCTTTTCTGGAACTATGATAAATCCTAATCTAAATCCAGGCATAAATACTTTTGAGTAGCTTTTTATATATATTACCCTATTATTTTTATCAAAACTTTTTATACTTTTTATTCTCTCATCAGAAAAATATATATCTGAGCTACAATCATCTTCAATTATGTAAAAATCATATTTCTCAGCTAATTTTAATAACTCTTTTCTTTTGCTTTCAGACATAGAGATTCCAGTAGGATTTTGATAAGTTGAAGCTGTATATAAAAACCTTATTTTTTCTCTTTTTAAAATTTTTTCCAGTTCTTTTAAATCAATTCCATCTTTTTTTAATTGAACTTTCTCTACCTTTGCTCCATTATTTTTAAAACTAACTATTGCTCCCTTGTATACTGGATCTTCTGTAACCACTATATCTCCTGAAGTTATCATAACTTTGCTTATAATATCTATCCCTTGTTGAGCTCCAGAAACAATTTGAATATTCTTTATTTCAACATCTATCCCCTCTTTTTTTAACTGCTTTTTTATACTTTTTCTAAGCTCCATATATCCTAGAGGATTTTCATATAATAGTGCTTTTCCACCATCTCTATCTAAAATATAATTTATACTTTTTTTTAATTCTTCAACTGGTAAAAAATCTGCACTTGGAGAAGCAGTAGAGAAATCTATTCTATATTCACTACTAAAATATCCATATTTAAATATCTCATTCTCCATATGATCTTCTGGGTAAAATTTCTTCTCTATATTATAATTTACATAAGCTCCACTTCCACCTCTTAAATAAATATAGCCATTTTCTTCCA encodes:
- a CDS encoding PLP-dependent aminotransferase family protein, with the protein product MLDISLKSREKIYIQIYYKLKEMIENGELKGKIFSIRELAKKFGVSHSSVIKAYEKLEENGYIYLRGGSGAYVNYNIEKKFYPEDHMENEIFKYGYFSSEYRIDFSTASPSADFLPVEELKKSINYILDRDGGKALLYENPLGYMELRKSIKKQLKKEGIDVEIKNIQIVSGAQQGIDIISKVMITSGDIVVTEDPVYKGAIVSFKNNGAKVEKVQLKKDGIDLKELEKILKREKIRFLYTASTYQNPTGISMSESKRKELLKLAEKYDFYIIEDDCSSDIYFSDERIKSIKSFDKNNRVIYIKSYSKVFMPGFRLGFIIVPEKIATSVLGGKYSSDISNSGLNQRVFQYFLEEGIWEKHIERSRKEFKRKQLYMYNRLKKIENLKLNKPKGGMNLWVELPYEITGEAVYMKLLRRGVGILPGVVFSEKAYNYIRLSFAQCTEEEIDEGIKILETVIDELR